The genome window GATCTATCCTGCTGAAATGAACTCCGTTCCGAAACTGGCTTATACGTTTGATTATGTTGCAGACTGCTATTCAGTTGTTTTTGATGCTTCTCAGACAACCGATGCTGAAAATAACAAACTTTCCTTCAAGTGGAGTTTTGGTGATGGTAATTTCGGAGAAGGGAACAGGGTAGTTCATAAATATGCCGGACAGCAGATTTATGATGCATACGTTGTTGTAAGTGATAACTCTAAATCTGATTTTAACAGCAGTATTACATTCTTTAAAGTTAAAGTTAATAAACCGCCGGTTGCAATTTTTCAGGAATCAGTTGTTCTCGCCCCTGGTGAAGAGTTCATCTTTGACGGCAGTTCATCATATGATGAAGATGATGGTCTGAAAAATTACCTTTGGGATTTTGGTGATGCATCAAAGCGGGAAGGTAAATCAGTTAAATATGCATACCAGAGAACCGGAAGATTCAGCGCAAGATTGTCAGTTACTGATAACTCAACAAGTCCTTGCAACACTGCCTCAACTGATTTTTCAGTATGGGTGAATGTAAAACCAGTTGCTTACGCAGGTGAGGATCAGAGTGCTGCGCCGGGTGAAAAGGTTCGTTTTGACGGAAGCCGCAGCAGGGATGATGATGGCCAGATTTCAAAGTATTCCTGGAATTTTGGTGATGGCAGTTCTGCTGAGGGAGTGAATGTGTCACACTCTTATACAAATCCCGGCACCTATACCGTTACTTTAACAGTCACTGACAATGCAGGTGCAAAAAACAGTACTGAGAGTGACCAGATGGTTGTGATTGTTAACAGTACTCCGGTTTCGAAAGCAGGTCCGGATAAAATTGCTGCAGAAAATGAAACTCTTCTTTTTGACGGCTCCCAGTCAACTGATTCAGACGGATTTATTACTGAATATCATTGGGATTTTGGAGACGGAAATAAAGCAAAAGGTGTAAAAGCCGCTCATTCATATCCTAAAGCCGGGAGGTATCAGGTTACTCTCACTGTTATTGATAATTCCGGAACCTCCTCAAATACATCTTCCAGTACTCTTACGGTTATCGTAAACTCCAGACCAGTCGCTGTTGCCGGCAATGATGAAGTTATCACCCGTAGTGAGTTTCAGTTTGACGGAACCTCATCAAGTGATCCGGATGGCAAGGTTCTCAAATATTATTGGGAGTTTGGAGACGGCAAAACCAGTACTGAAGCAGCACCAAAGCATTTTTATGAAAAACCGGGTGTATATAAGGTTCGTCTTACAGTTACTGATGATACAAAAACAATAAATAATTCCTCGGTATCAGAGTTTGAACTTGTAGTAAATGCTAAACCGGTTGCGGATGCCGGTCCTGATCTGTTAGGTGCACCAGGACAGGTGCTTCGTTTTGACGGTTCCCGTTCTTTCGATTCTGATGGAGCGATAGCAGATTACAAATGGGATTTCGGTGATGGTAATTCAGCCTCCGGAGCAATTGTTCAGCATTCATTCGCTTCTCCGGGTATTTACTATGCCCGTCTCACGGTAAAAGATAATACCCAGCAGACCAATGCAATTGATTTTGACGAAGTTAAAATCATCATTAACGAAAGACCGGTTGCAAATGCTGGCAGAGATATAGTTACCGCACCAGGTCTTAACGTAATCTTTGATGGACTCGGTTCTTTTGATAAGGACGGAAAAATTGATTCATACATATGGAGTTTTTCAGATGAAACAGATATCTCTGCTGGTTCAACTGTAACCAGATCTTTTAGTGCATCGGGTATTTATACCGCTGTGCTTGAGGTTAAAGATAATTCGGCCGCTATAAACAATAATGCTTTTGATACTGTTGTTATCAGAGTTAACTCTGCGCCTACGGCACGGGCAGGGAGCAATATATTTACCTGTGAATCAAAGCTTATCTTTGACGGCAGCGCTTCAACGGATCCTGATGGTGACCCTCTGATTTTTACGTGGAATTTTGGAGACGGCACCAAAATTGAGACAGGAGCAAGGGTAATCCATGAATATACAAAGGGCGGAACTTATCCGGTAATTCTGACCGTTGATGACGGTTTAGGTCTTCCAAATTCTGTTTCAACTTCTTCCATTACAGTAAAAATTAACGAACCTCCGGTAGCTTTTGCGGGTGAAGATATCACCGTCTGTGCAGGTGAAGTAGTGAGGTTCAATGGTGCGGGATCAAGTGATCCTGAAGGAGGATTTCTACGCTATACATGGGATTTTGGTGACGGTACGGGTGCAGATGGAATTAACCCGACCAAAATATATAAAATTGGCGGCAGTTACCTTGTCCGTCTGAAAGTTGAAGATGACTCAGGGTTGCCATGTAATACAACATACGTAACCAAATCGGTAACCGTAATTGAGTCTCCGGTCGCGTTTGCAGGTGATGATCAGATTGTCTGCCTGAATTCTGTTGTACGCTTCGACGGCTCAAAGTCAAAGGATAATGACGGAGTAGTTAATAATTATCTGTGGGATTTTGGTGACGGGTCTACCGGCGGCGGACCTAATCCGACACATATATATACAAAATCCGGTACCTATAACGTCAGATTAACTATAACAGGTGATTTGATCGGCCAGTGCGATAATACTCACACTGATGAACTGATCGTCCAGGTATTTGATGCTCCGATTGCTGATTTTTCACTTCCTCTCATCTACCCGAGAGATCAGGAGCTTATCTTAACAACTGAAGGAACGAACACCTTTAATGATCAGATTACCGGAGTGAAGTGGGATTTCGGTGACGGGACGGTCTCAACTGAGAACGTAGGGCGCCATATCTATAAAAAAGAAGGCAAATATACGGTAACCCTGACAATTTTTACGAACTCAACCACTGAGTGTAAATCTGCGACTGCTCAAAAAATTATCGTCATCAATGCACCTCCTTCAGCAGATGCAGGCAATGATGTCTATTCAGGTATCGGGCAGGAAATCCTTTTTGACGCAGGCCGCTCGGTTGATGCCGATGGTTCTATTGTCTCCTATGACTGGGATTTTGGTGACGGCAACAAAGCACGCGGCGTAAACGCACGTCATAAATATTCGCAGGGTGGTACCTATACAGTAACACTTACCGTACGCGATAACACCAGTCTTTCCAATAATACAGCAGTTGCGGCAATAAAAGCGTATATTAATTTTACTCCGGAACCGGTAATCATCAGCAGGGACTTTGTTTGTGCCGGAGAAATTGTGAGTCTCAGTGCAATTTCGTCAAAAGATGCTGATAATGATAAACTGACTTATGAGTGGGAATTAGGTGATGGTTTTACTACCAATAAAACTGAATTTACACACAGCTATCTTTTGCCGGGTACATATACAATTACGCTGGTAGCAAATGATGGCAAAAAGTTTGCAAACAGTCAGAATAAAACTATAAAACAGATAGTGGTAAATAACAAACCTGTTGCAGAAGCGGGGAGAGATATCGTTGTCTGCCCTGGTGAAAAAGTTATTCTCGATGGTTCAGGGTCCTATGATCCTGACAGAGATAAATTAACTTTTCAATGGTTTTCAGGCACGACCCTGATAGCGGAAGGAATAAAAGCAGAAACTGTATTCAATACACCTGGAATTGAGAAAGTTACTCTCAAAGTAACCGATGACAAAGGTACCATTTGCTCGGAGGCCTCGGATGAAATGATCGTGACGGTTAACAGCAGTCCTGCTGCAGTTCCTTCATTCAGAAGCATTGAGGTATTTACCGGCGGTGCACATGATCAGGTTTTATTTGATGCTTCAGCCAGCAGTGATGCTGATGGGGATGTTCTAAATTATAATTGGGACTTTGGAGGCGGAATCAGACTTTCTGGTTCTAAAGTGTATCATTACTTTGATAGACCAGGAACGTACAAAGTACTGCTCACGGTAAGTGATGGAAAAGGAACTACCTGCAGTTCATCAATGGAAGAAATTACGGTAACGGTTAAAATCCGTTAATGGAATGAAAAAAGGGGTTCCTGATTTCAGGAACCCTTTTTAGTTTTATCAGCCTGCTATATATCGTTCCAGTTCAGAGATAGTATCCTGTTTGTCTTCTATGACGGCTTTTACTGCATCTCCAATTGAAATGATGCCCTGCAAAACACCATCAGTCACCACAGGAAGATGTCTGATGTGTTTATTAATCATCAGAGACATACATTCCTCAGCATTAGTTTTATCATCAACAATAAGAACTCTGGTTGTCATGATTTCCCTGACAGTAGTCTCACGGGAGGATTTGCCGGTAAGTATTACTTTACGGGCATAATCCCTCTCACTCAGAATACCGGCAAGCTGACCGTTTTCCAGTACAAGCAGTGCACCGACATTCTTCTCTGCCATTTGTACGAGTGCTTCATAGACGGTATCGTCTGGGGAAAGTGAGTAAATACTACTGCCTTTCTTAGCAAGGATCTCACGAACTATTTTCATTATTGCCTCTTTTTGTTAACGGGAACGTTATTTGGAATCTTTGCCTTTCAGATACCAGCCGGCTGCATCGGTCATCAGATCGAACGACTTTTCAACAAGCTGATATGATTCATTGAGCTCGCCTTCATAAAGCATTGATATCAGATACAGCTGGTCAAAGTATCTCTGAAGCAGTGCATCAGATTTATCAAGCTTATAAATAGCAATCATTTCTCTGATGAGTTTGTGATCTTTATTAACTTCAAGTACCTTCGGAGGAACGGGGATATCCTGACCGCTCATTCTCATCATCTTCAGCATCGCCGAAGACATTCCCTCATCCTCACTTGCGAGCACCACAGGGCTTTCTTTCAGTCTTTTTGAGAGAATTACCTTCTTTACCTTATCACCCAGGCTGTCCTTCCATTTTTCGAGGATGCTGTCTAGGTGCTTCTTATCTTCTCTAGAGAGTTCTTCAACAGAAGGTTTTTCTTCAGGGTTAATATCGTCAAATTTATTCAGAGAATCAAAATCCGCCGAGTTTGCCGCCTTGAAAGTAAAATCCTTGTATTTAAACATACTGGAAATCACATACTCGTCAATCGGGTCATAAACAAACAAGACCGGTATGCCCTTCGATCTGAAAGTATCCAGAAAAGGGTTCTTGAGGAGTGCAGCACGGCTTGTGGCAGTGATGAAAAAGATTTCCTTCTGGTTGTTTACCATCCGGGATTCATATTCCTCAAGTGAGGTCAGGTCCTCTTCTTTATCGGAGTAACTGGCATTAAAGCGCAGAAGCTGAGCAAATTTTTCCCTGTTCATGAAGTCCTGGTAACCCAGCTTAAAGATCTTGCCATGTTCTTTCCAGAATTTAGCGAAATCCTCAGGCCGGTCTTTTGCCATTTTGATGAGGTGGTTAAGAATCTGAGAGGTAATGCTTGTTGAGATTCTGCTGAAATTGGCATTTTCCTGAAGAGTCTCACGGGAGATGTTGAGAGGAATATCCTCTGAATCAACCACGCCTTTAATAAATCCAAGGTATTCCGGTATCAGATCTTTATTCTTATGCTGAATCAGAACTTTGCGTACGTACAGATCCAGCCCCATATCTTCCTTCATCATACCGAAGAAATCGAGGCTCTTTTCAGGTATGAAAAGCAGGGCATTAAACTGCAGAGGTGCATCTACTGAAACATGTATTACATCAAGGGGAGGATTTGAATCATATGTCAGGAATTTGTAGAACTCCTGATAGTCTTCCTTTTTGATGGAAGATTTGCTCTGAAGCCAAAGTGCGGGGAGGGTATTAATTTTCTCTTTTTCCACAAAAACAGGGAAATTGATAAAATTGGAGTGGTTTTTAATGACACTTTTTACTGTATCTACCTCTGAATACTGTTTAGTGTCCTCCTTCAGCCAGATTTCAATTCTGGTACCTCGTTCGATTTTTTCATCAGACTCTCCTACGGTAAATTCTCCGAGCCCGTCTGACTCCCAGGCTACCGCTTCCGCACCGGGAGTAACGCTGCGGGTGGTAATCTGGACTTTTGATGCTGCCATAAATACTGAATAAAACCCGACACCGAAACGGCCGATCAGATTTCCGGTGTCCCCCTTGCTCTCTTTTAGCTGGTTGATAAATTCAGCAGTGCCAGATTTGGCAATAGTTCCGATGTTATTGATCAGTTCTTCCCGGGTCATACCGATACCGGTATCCTCGATTGTCAGCTTGTTTTTGTCTTTATCGCAGGAAATCCTGATTTCAAGCGGGAGGTTCTTCCCGTTCATTTCCTCATTAGTCAGGGTATGGATCCGGACCTTATCAAGCGCATCATTTGCATTCGAAATAAGTTCCCGTATGAAAATCTCCCGTGATGAGTAAAGTGAGTGGACAAGAATATCTAATAACTGCCGGACTTCGGCTTTAAATTCGAATTTTTCAGCATGTATTGGTTCATGAGACATACATATTTCTCCTAAATTTTATAAATAATGGTGGCAAAGATAAATTTTATGCAGTTCAATTTCAAGGAATTGATTATGTCAGAAGGAATCGGAGGGTTTTAGCGGCTTTAGCGGTAATCCTATGGGCAGATCAGGAGGAGGGGATACACCCTTCCTCCGAGATCTGGTTTTAATGGTTTGAAAACAGGTACTGAAATTTGAGAAAATACTGCCGGTTGTTTTGTTTAAGATTGTAGGGTGCTGCATACTCCCGCATCGTGTGGGTTGAGCCGATATAAAATATGGTGAAAGGGTTCAATTTGTACGAAAACAGAGGAAATACCGAAACTTCTCCCGAGAAAGAATTGTAATCAGTGATTAACCTGAGGAACATCTGACGGGAAAACTGGTATGTGCTGATATTTCGGAGGATATACCCGTCATATAGAAGTTCATCGTTTTTCTGAGATCTGAGACCGGCCCTTTCGAATTCAATATCCGACTGTAATTGTTCAGTCGGTTTGAAGCTCGCTCCGAAAGCAAACTGATGCCCTTTACCAACCTCCGGAGAATCGCCCCGGTAAATAATTTTTCCGAATTCAGTACTAAGATACATACTCAGCCAGCTAAGGGGAGTAGTGTTCAAATTAATAAACCAACGGTTCACTTTCCTCAGATCAGTCTGACCGAAAAACTCTTCATTCAGTGGTAAAAAACCAACAAAAAGTCCTGAATTACCCGCGAAACCAATATTTCCGCCCAGCATCAGCCAGCGTTCCTTGCGGATATTATCATAATTGAAATCAAGGCCTCCCCGGAAGAAAAATGAAATCCGGGTGATAAATGAACTGTCATAATTTTCGGTATAGCCGTTCTCAAGCTGGATATCACGGCTGTTATTACGGTTAAGAAAACCCAACGGTGAGATGAAAGCGGGAGAATGGTCACGATAAACTAAATCCAAATAATGATTTCTTGCCTGTCTCTCCAGCCGGACTATGGCTCCGAACCCCCCATATTCTTCACCATTTAATGAAGCATCCTTGTTCATTGAACCAAATTTTCTGTCTTCATTAAAGAGTAAGGTATCATTAATTTCCTTATTTAACGAAGCAGCTACCTGACCGGTAAAATAAAAATTCGTAAGAAACAGATAGCTCCAGTCGATTCCGGCATAATAGGCAGCCCCTGAATTAAAATTTCTTAAAGCTACCAACCCGCCAAAATAATCATTCTTCTGACCATTGAGACGCGCTCTCAGAATATTGCCGTATGAGGCGAGTCCGGTGTTAATAAAATCACTTCTTTCCTCTCCCGGAATGATCAATGGAGAATTTCGGTCGTAAGATGAGAGAAGTGCATAAGAAACATTTCCTGCTTTTCCGGTAACCTTTGCAGCCAGTAAAGGATCATTAATCATTCGGGAATAAAATGAAGAGATTGGGGAACGGTAAATCTCACTTCCCTCAAAAAAGAAGGGGCGTTTTTCCTGATAGAACAGTGAAAAGGTACTGTTTACACTGATTTGCTGAGCATCTGACTCCACCTGGCTGAAATCAGGGTTTACTACTGCTTCAATGGTAAGAGAAGGGCTTGGGACTATCTTAAATCCGCTTCCTAACCGCCCTTTAAGCGGTCCATTATCAAAGGCGGAGGCAGGATCGTCGCTGTCCAGCAGATTACCGGACTGATATCCTGTCACAAAGGGAAGAATTTCATATCCAACCGGAACACTAATCTCGGAAATACCCTTCAGTTCAGCACTTTGGCAGGTGAAACAGGGGTCATTTCTGTCAATTTTATTTGATGAAAAGATGTAACGGTCAGCGCGGGGGAAATTACGGATGAACATAATCTTCCAGGTGTGCTGATCCTTATTCTGAAAACGCAACGATTTGAAAGGTATTGCCATTTCAATGGTATAGCCTTGCTCGTGCATCAGGGCTGAGGATTGCCAGATGAGATCATAGGTATCATCCTCATTATTCCCGGTTCGCAGAATATCACCCTGAACGCCGTGCGGATTTACGAATAGCTCGTATGCGCTCTGGCCATCGCCGTAGGTATCTAAAATCAGCCCAACAAAGTCATCCCTGTAAATACGATCACGATCGGTCAGATTTGACCTGATTTGTGATGGCGCCGGGTCAAGGCAATAGAAACTTACATAGAGGTACTCATTGCTGAATAGAATTCTGACTATGGTTTCCGCTCTTGCCGGAGTGTTATCCCCGGGTTGAATCTCAAAGGGGATTCCGGTTTGAGCTGCGGCATCCCATGCGGGCTCCAGCACGCCGTCTATAACGATCGGAGTATTTACCCTGGCCGCCGTAAGAGTCTCAAGTGAAGAAGCACCACCGGCATAATCAGCCCGGGGGATTAATAAAATAAGTAAAAGTAGTAAAAAACTCATATCCTGCGAAAATTAATGACACAAGTTACCATAAACAAGGTTAGAGGATGAAAATTTATGATAAATGGAACTAATCAGGGGTAAAGTAAGGTTTTACTTGAATGAAATTCTGCGAAAAACTATCTTGCAAATCGTTTAACAACTGTTATTACCGATGATCAAACAAATAACCTATCTTACTTTTCTTGATGCCCTTCTGGCGGGAGATAAATTACTTTGCCAGTCAATTGTCAAGAATCTCGTTGACAATAAAATTCCTGTAGAGACAATCTATTTTGACCTTTTTCAAAAAGTTATGTATCGTATAGGAACCATGTGGGAAAAAAACCAGATTTCCATCCCCGTTGAGCATCATGCAACCCAGATCATTGATGAACTGATATCAGTTACGCTGAATGCCAGTCAGAAGGAAGAAGGGAATGGCAAGAGATGCATTATTTCCTGTGTTGATAAAGAGTACCATCTGCTCGGTGCAAAAATGGTGTCGTACATCTTTGAACTTAATGGCTGGGATACCATATTTTTGGGTGCAAGCACCCCCCCTAAAACCCTGGTGAACTATGTTATGGAGAAAGATCCGCATGTTGTCGGTCTTTCAAATAATTTCCACCTCAATTTTCTTCGCCTATTAGAGACCATCGAACTTATCAAGCAGGCAAGACCCAATCAGCAGATTTATCTCGGCGGGCAGGCAATAGGTCAGGTAGCCGATAAGCTTCCAAAGGAACATGAAGGAGTAAAAATCTTCCATTCAATTATGGATTTAAACAAGCATCTGAAGGAAATCTCGCTCCAGACTGCCTGATAAAGAAATCAGGGGGGAACTGTTTTTTATGTTCCCTAAAGTTTGTACTTTTCCCCGTAAATTTTCATCATTCTTCAATAGCGGCTAATTTCAGGAAAAATGACGGGTTTCATGGTTTCTTATTTTAAGCGAAAGGGGGATGGTCTTTTTGAGACGTTCAGATATATATTTGAAGTCTTTTCGGACCTGGTTACCTTCCGAAAACAGACCCAGATTTCAGCAATCGTTTTCTTCCGGCAGATTCTATTCACGGGGTTTGATGCGCTAAGTATAATCGTCCTGATCGCCGCGGCAATAGGGGGCATTATGGTAATTGAGGGGAATTCAGTTCTCCCCGGTTT of Ignavibacteriales bacterium contains these proteins:
- a CDS encoding carbohydrate binding family 9 domain-containing protein — translated: MSFLLLLLILLIPRADYAGGASSLETLTAARVNTPIVIDGVLEPAWDAAAQTGIPFEIQPGDNTPARAETIVRILFSNEYLYVSFYCLDPAPSQIRSNLTDRDRIYRDDFVGLILDTYGDGQSAYELFVNPHGVQGDILRTGNNEDDTYDLIWQSSALMHEQGYTIEMAIPFKSLRFQNKDQHTWKIMFIRNFPRADRYIFSSNKIDRNDPCFTCQSAELKGISEISVPVGYEILPFVTGYQSGNLLDSDDPASAFDNGPLKGRLGSGFKIVPSPSLTIEAVVNPDFSQVESDAQQISVNSTFSLFYQEKRPFFFEGSEIYRSPISSFYSRMINDPLLAAKVTGKAGNVSYALLSSYDRNSPLIIPGEERSDFINTGLASYGNILRARLNGQKNDYFGGLVALRNFNSGAAYYAGIDWSYLFLTNFYFTGQVAASLNKEINDTLLFNEDRKFGSMNKDASLNGEEYGGFGAIVRLERQARNHYLDLVYRDHSPAFISPLGFLNRNNSRDIQLENGYTENYDSSFITRISFFFRGGLDFNYDNIRKERWLMLGGNIGFAGNSGLFVGFLPLNEEFFGQTDLRKVNRWFINLNTTPLSWLSMYLSTEFGKIIYRGDSPEVGKGHQFAFGASFKPTEQLQSDIEFERAGLRSQKNDELLYDGYILRNISTYQFSRQMFLRLITDYNSFSGEVSVFPLFSYKLNPFTIFYIGSTHTMREYAAPYNLKQNNRQYFLKFQYLFSNH
- a CDS encoding cobalamin B12-binding domain-containing protein → MIKQITYLTFLDALLAGDKLLCQSIVKNLVDNKIPVETIYFDLFQKVMYRIGTMWEKNQISIPVEHHATQIIDELISVTLNASQKEEGNGKRCIISCVDKEYHLLGAKMVSYIFELNGWDTIFLGASTPPKTLVNYVMEKDPHVVGLSNNFHLNFLRLLETIELIKQARPNQQIYLGGQAIGQVADKLPKEHEGVKIFHSIMDLNKHLKEISLQTA
- the htpG gene encoding molecular chaperone HtpG, which encodes MSHEPIHAEKFEFKAEVRQLLDILVHSLYSSREIFIRELISNANDALDKVRIHTLTNEEMNGKNLPLEIRISCDKDKNKLTIEDTGIGMTREELINNIGTIAKSGTAEFINQLKESKGDTGNLIGRFGVGFYSVFMAASKVQITTRSVTPGAEAVAWESDGLGEFTVGESDEKIERGTRIEIWLKEDTKQYSEVDTVKSVIKNHSNFINFPVFVEKEKINTLPALWLQSKSSIKKEDYQEFYKFLTYDSNPPLDVIHVSVDAPLQFNALLFIPEKSLDFFGMMKEDMGLDLYVRKVLIQHKNKDLIPEYLGFIKGVVDSEDIPLNISRETLQENANFSRISTSITSQILNHLIKMAKDRPEDFAKFWKEHGKIFKLGYQDFMNREKFAQLLRFNASYSDKEEDLTSLEEYESRMVNNQKEIFFITATSRAALLKNPFLDTFRSKGIPVLFVYDPIDEYVISSMFKYKDFTFKAANSADFDSLNKFDDINPEEKPSVEELSREDKKHLDSILEKWKDSLGDKVKKVILSKRLKESPVVLASEDEGMSSAMLKMMRMSGQDIPVPPKVLEVNKDHKLIREMIAIYKLDKSDALLQRYFDQLYLISMLYEGELNESYQLVEKSFDLMTDAAGWYLKGKDSK
- a CDS encoding PKD domain-containing protein, which produces MILFKKLFLAIFLFVVFCSPEIFTQESIKYITYGTGTQTKEGDDDYREVFIIRVPENYRNKLYLRVFDIDCGGMNDFQGTAPWNTKTLFTFSGGSQTEPLEGLFTAEADENAMRSGRILKSEAFGESGIADNDWMTFASFLPSDGFLINGYYYFRFTGEGREGTNGNVFDIYVSTSELLNTPAERVEVLNYSPTIRLLKKDGSAALRFRIPEGVRSLEIKDFDAAGADLRLRTALRQDIALKSSGDGVWASNTVSLVKEEDGRGASVVFGQGGESPNDATFKVIAEDGQELPFLCPIYPAEMNSVPKLAYTFDYVADCYSVVFDASQTTDAENNKLSFKWSFGDGNFGEGNRVVHKYAGQQIYDAYVVVSDNSKSDFNSSITFFKVKVNKPPVAIFQESVVLAPGEEFIFDGSSSYDEDDGLKNYLWDFGDASKREGKSVKYAYQRTGRFSARLSVTDNSTSPCNTASTDFSVWVNVKPVAYAGEDQSAAPGEKVRFDGSRSRDDDGQISKYSWNFGDGSSAEGVNVSHSYTNPGTYTVTLTVTDNAGAKNSTESDQMVVIVNSTPVSKAGPDKIAAENETLLFDGSQSTDSDGFITEYHWDFGDGNKAKGVKAAHSYPKAGRYQVTLTVIDNSGTSSNTSSSTLTVIVNSRPVAVAGNDEVITRSEFQFDGTSSSDPDGKVLKYYWEFGDGKTSTEAAPKHFYEKPGVYKVRLTVTDDTKTINNSSVSEFELVVNAKPVADAGPDLLGAPGQVLRFDGSRSFDSDGAIADYKWDFGDGNSASGAIVQHSFASPGIYYARLTVKDNTQQTNAIDFDEVKIIINERPVANAGRDIVTAPGLNVIFDGLGSFDKDGKIDSYIWSFSDETDISAGSTVTRSFSASGIYTAVLEVKDNSAAINNNAFDTVVIRVNSAPTARAGSNIFTCESKLIFDGSASTDPDGDPLIFTWNFGDGTKIETGARVIHEYTKGGTYPVILTVDDGLGLPNSVSTSSITVKINEPPVAFAGEDITVCAGEVVRFNGAGSSDPEGGFLRYTWDFGDGTGADGINPTKIYKIGGSYLVRLKVEDDSGLPCNTTYVTKSVTVIESPVAFAGDDQIVCLNSVVRFDGSKSKDNDGVVNNYLWDFGDGSTGGGPNPTHIYTKSGTYNVRLTITGDLIGQCDNTHTDELIVQVFDAPIADFSLPLIYPRDQELILTTEGTNTFNDQITGVKWDFGDGTVSTENVGRHIYKKEGKYTVTLTIFTNSTTECKSATAQKIIVINAPPSADAGNDVYSGIGQEILFDAGRSVDADGSIVSYDWDFGDGNKARGVNARHKYSQGGTYTVTLTVRDNTSLSNNTAVAAIKAYINFTPEPVIISRDFVCAGEIVSLSAISSKDADNDKLTYEWELGDGFTTNKTEFTHSYLLPGTYTITLVANDGKKFANSQNKTIKQIVVNNKPVAEAGRDIVVCPGEKVILDGSGSYDPDRDKLTFQWFSGTTLIAEGIKAETVFNTPGIEKVTLKVTDDKGTICSEASDEMIVTVNSSPAAVPSFRSIEVFTGGAHDQVLFDASASSDADGDVLNYNWDFGGGIRLSGSKVYHYFDRPGTYKVLLTVSDGKGTTCSSSMEEITVTVKIR
- a CDS encoding CBS domain-containing protein, translated to MKIVREILAKKGSSIYSLSPDDTVYEALVQMAEKNVGALLVLENGQLAGILSERDYARKVILTGKSSRETTVREIMTTRVLIVDDKTNAEECMSLMINKHIRHLPVVTDGVLQGIISIGDAVKAVIEDKQDTISELERYIAG